Proteins co-encoded in one Psychromonas sp. L1A2 genomic window:
- a CDS encoding NAD(P)/FAD-dependent oxidoreductase, which yields MKNIAIIGSGISGLTSAYLLSKKHNVTVFEKNDYIGGHTATVDIEKDGIPYAIDTGFIVFNDKTYPNYLALLDEIGIGKKATEMSFSVHNCHTGLEYNGHNLNTLFAQRRNLLNPKFWLLVKEILRFNKLCKGIFEADVYLPGLTLGEFLTEHKFSDFFAEHYILPMGAAIWSSSLEQMEDFEFRFFVQFFHNHGLLNIADRPQWYVIPNGSRSYLAPLCAPFKDKIHLNSQIIGITRNDNQIQLHFDNEEDKQTFDEVVIACHSDQALKLLSDATVDEEMLLSDMPYSENSVILHTDVSLLPDRETAWASWNYQLSQDRSKPASVTYNMNILQKFYSDHTFCVTLNQKQDIDPDKILKEYNYHHPIFSSASIRAQQQRDLICGKQHTHFAGAYWHSGFHEDGVRSAVEVAQRFDCFLDAFASK from the coding sequence ATGAAAAATATCGCAATTATTGGTTCAGGCATTTCTGGTCTTACATCTGCTTATTTATTATCTAAAAAACATAATGTTACCGTATTCGAAAAAAATGATTATATTGGAGGGCATACTGCTACTGTCGATATAGAAAAAGATGGAATACCTTACGCAATTGATACCGGCTTTATTGTTTTTAATGATAAAACATACCCTAATTACTTAGCATTACTCGATGAAATCGGCATTGGTAAAAAAGCGACTGAGATGAGTTTTTCAGTTCATAATTGCCACACTGGTTTGGAATATAATGGGCATAATCTAAATACATTGTTTGCACAAAGACGAAACTTACTTAACCCTAAATTTTGGTTATTGGTCAAAGAGATATTACGATTCAATAAATTGTGTAAAGGTATTTTCGAAGCTGACGTTTATTTGCCTGGATTAACACTAGGTGAATTTTTAACGGAGCATAAATTCAGTGATTTCTTTGCTGAACATTATATTTTACCAATGGGCGCTGCTATTTGGTCAAGTTCCCTAGAGCAAATGGAAGATTTTGAGTTTCGCTTTTTTGTTCAGTTTTTTCACAATCATGGACTCCTAAACATAGCTGATAGGCCTCAATGGTATGTAATACCGAATGGTTCAAGAAGCTATTTAGCACCACTTTGCGCGCCATTTAAAGATAAAATTCATCTTAATAGTCAAATTATTGGAATTACGCGTAATGACAACCAAATTCAATTACATTTTGATAATGAAGAAGATAAACAAACATTTGATGAAGTGGTCATTGCTTGCCATTCAGATCAAGCTCTAAAGCTATTAAGTGATGCTACTGTAGATGAAGAAATGTTACTTTCAGACATGCCTTACAGCGAGAACTCTGTGATTCTTCATACTGATGTCAGTTTATTGCCAGACAGAGAAACTGCTTGGGCAAGTTGGAATTATCAATTGAGTCAAGATCGCTCTAAACCTGCCAGTGTTACCTACAATATGAATATATTACAGAAATTTTATAGTGACCATACTTTTTGCGTTACATTGAATCAGAAGCAAGATATTGATCCAGATAAAATATTGAAAGAATATAATTATCATCATCCAATTTTCTCTTCAGCATCTATTAGAGCACAACAACAACGAGATCTTATTTGTGGAAAACAGCATACACATT
- a CDS encoding SDR family NAD(P)-dependent oxidoreductase yields the protein MSNKTILITGATSGIGYSLFEQYSEQGEQVIACGRNQQQLSSMGNVAFKTCCFDITDQQAIEEASRTIESLDVLILNAGNCRYIDDAKHFDGELFADVIQTNLISLGWLLQYLLPKVKKGGQVVFVSSSATLLPFQRSEAYGASKAGVDYLAKSLKLDLIKEEIDVTLIHPGFIKTPLTDKNDFSMPFLLSSDEAASRIITAIEKRRSYAHFPKRLTLLLKAISLLPDFVWQKIIVKD from the coding sequence ATGTCGAATAAAACTATTTTAATTACAGGGGCAACGTCTGGTATTGGTTATTCTTTGTTTGAACAGTATAGCGAACAGGGAGAACAAGTCATTGCTTGTGGAAGAAATCAACAACAGCTCTCTTCGATGGGTAATGTCGCTTTTAAAACCTGTTGCTTTGATATTACAGACCAACAAGCCATTGAAGAAGCCTCAAGAACTATAGAATCATTAGATGTGTTAATTTTAAATGCAGGTAACTGCCGGTATATCGATGATGCCAAACATTTTGATGGTGAGTTATTTGCTGATGTTATTCAAACTAATTTAATTTCACTAGGGTGGTTGTTGCAATATCTTTTACCTAAAGTAAAAAAGGGCGGACAAGTCGTGTTTGTTAGTTCAAGCGCAACATTGTTACCTTTTCAAAGAAGTGAAGCCTACGGGGCCTCTAAAGCTGGTGTCGATTATTTAGCAAAAAGTTTAAAATTAGATTTAATAAAAGAAGAAATTGATGTCACATTAATCCATCCTGGATTCATCAAAACACCTCTTACAGACAAAAATGATTTCTCAATGCCATTCTTACTGTCTAGTGATGAAGCTGCTTCTCGTATTATAACGGCGATTGAAAAACGAAGATCATACGCACACTTCCCCAAACGTTTAACCTTACTACTAAAAGCTATCTCATTATTGCCTGATTTTGTTTGGCAGAAAATTATCGTAAAGGATTAA
- a CDS encoding nuclear transport factor 2 family protein: MNNESLHDKSPDWLNEFNSVYQKLNINNLDLLDSIYHQEVTFIDPIHEINGLTDLQQYFQGLYQNLNSCQFIISNVIAQPDQAAIYWEMIYQHPKLNKGNEVSVFGSSHLRSKDGKVIYHRDFLDLGSMLYEQLPVLGKVIRLVKSKAAK; encoded by the coding sequence ATGAATAATGAATCTTTACATGATAAGTCACCTGATTGGTTAAATGAGTTTAATTCGGTATATCAAAAACTCAACATTAATAATTTAGACTTATTAGACTCAATTTATCATCAGGAAGTGACTTTTATTGATCCTATTCATGAAATAAATGGGTTAACTGACCTGCAACAATACTTTCAAGGTTTGTACCAGAACCTTAATAGTTGTCAGTTTATTATCAGTAATGTTATTGCTCAACCAGATCAAGCAGCCATATATTGGGAGATGATTTATCAGCACCCTAAACTTAATAAAGGTAATGAAGTTTCTGTGTTTGGCAGCTCTCATTTACGCTCTAAAGACGGAAAGGTGATTTATCATCGTGATTTTTTAGATTTAGGCTCTATGCTATATGAGCAACTACCTGTCTTAGGGAAAGTGATCCGTTTAGTTAAAAGTAAGGCGGCTAAATAA
- the phrB gene encoding deoxyribodipyrimidine photo-lyase, whose translation MTQLIWFRNDLRTNDNPALQFFINQSTSEKPAKAIFFISEPQWIDHDWSAIKIDFVKRHAQALVDELAALSIELSIVEVDDFTAQIDYLKSYCEQHDISSVIANSELEYNEVQRDRTCLEQGIPLTLFEADVIVPKGKIVNQSGKMYKVFTPFKKAWLTYVREFGFNYLGNIEPINTTASDESKKTTQSDSLSSKWPLVNVVMDKAIPQFYRDKVTHYKTVRDIPSIKGTSGFSPYLAAGVLSPGYIFNTLLNKFPDILISSDSEEFCWLNEIIWREFYRHLMFDQPRLCKHQCFNEKYHQAMWPYDEKLFTAWCEGKTGYPLVDAAMRQLNQTGWMHNRLRMVVASFLTKHLLIDWRLGEKYFMQHLIDGDLASNNGGWQWASSTGCDAQPYFRIFNPITQSERFDPKGIFIRKYIPELSKIPDKQIHFPHKYIKQQHLSIYWPAIVDHKEARLNALAFYK comes from the coding sequence ATGACACAATTAATTTGGTTTCGTAATGATTTAAGAACAAACGATAATCCTGCCTTACAATTTTTTATCAATCAATCTACCTCAGAAAAACCGGCTAAAGCTATATTCTTTATATCAGAACCTCAATGGATAGATCATGATTGGTCTGCTATAAAAATAGATTTTGTTAAACGTCACGCTCAAGCTTTGGTCGATGAATTAGCAGCATTAAGTATTGAGTTATCTATTGTCGAAGTAGATGATTTCACTGCGCAAATTGACTATCTAAAATCATATTGTGAACAACATGATATAAGTAGCGTAATAGCAAATAGCGAGCTTGAATATAACGAAGTCCAACGTGATCGTACCTGTCTAGAACAGGGTATTCCTTTAACATTGTTTGAAGCTGATGTGATTGTACCGAAAGGTAAGATAGTTAATCAGTCAGGTAAAATGTATAAGGTATTTACACCTTTTAAGAAAGCTTGGTTAACTTATGTTCGCGAATTTGGCTTTAATTATCTGGGTAATATAGAACCAATTAATACCACTGCTTCAGATGAGTCAAAGAAAACAACTCAATCAGACTCACTTTCGAGTAAATGGCCTTTAGTTAATGTAGTGATGGATAAAGCAATACCACAATTTTATCGAGATAAAGTCACTCATTATAAAACGGTACGTGATATTCCTTCGATTAAAGGCACCAGTGGCTTTTCTCCTTATCTCGCTGCGGGTGTATTAAGTCCGGGTTATATTTTCAATACGTTACTAAATAAATTTCCTGACATTTTAATCTCTAGTGATAGTGAAGAGTTTTGTTGGTTAAATGAAATTATATGGCGTGAATTTTATCGCCATTTAATGTTCGACCAACCTCGATTATGTAAACATCAATGCTTTAACGAAAAATATCATCAAGCGATGTGGCCTTATGATGAAAAGCTTTTTACTGCATGGTGTGAAGGCAAGACAGGGTATCCACTAGTAGATGCTGCGATGAGACAACTTAACCAAACTGGATGGATGCATAATCGATTACGTATGGTCGTTGCTAGCTTTTTAACAAAGCATCTTTTAATAGATTGGCGCTTAGGTGAGAAGTATTTTATGCAGCATTTAATTGATGGTGATTTAGCCTCAAATAATGGTGGTTGGCAGTGGGCTTCAAGTACTGGTTGTGATGCTCAACCTTACTTTAGAATTTTTAACCCTATTACACAGAGCGAAAGATTTGATCCTAAAGGGATTTTTATTCGTAAATATATACCGGAGCTAAGTAAAATACCTGACAAACAAATTCACTTTCCACATAAATATATTAAGCAACAACACTTATCTATTTATTGGCCTGCGATTGTTGATCACAAAGAAGCCAGATTAAATGCTTTAGCTTTTTATAAATAG
- a CDS encoding YbgA family protein, which produces MIYSVKKEDIKIGISACLIGQKVRFDSSNKPSRFCIDELGEHVEYESFCPEVAIGLPIPRPTIRLIKKDDLITVARPDGSGDVTEALHAYGKKVAAMTKHLSGYVFCAKSPSCGMERVKVYSPEGNSLTSEGIGAFAKEIMEANPLLPCEENGRLNDMHIRENFVARIYAYKHWQNVSETGLTKHKLTTFHSHYKYTVMSHNLVAYKKLGQLLADVDLPLAEKASQYISGLMEALKIPATRKNHVNTLTHIQGYFSKHLVAAQRKELCEQIDGYRLGLLPLIAPLTLINHYLMQYPKDYLKGQSYLSPYPDELRLRYAY; this is translated from the coding sequence ATGATTTATTCGGTAAAAAAAGAAGATATTAAAATTGGTATTAGTGCTTGTTTAATTGGACAAAAAGTCAGATTTGATTCAAGCAATAAACCTTCTAGATTCTGTATAGATGAATTAGGTGAACATGTTGAGTACGAATCTTTTTGCCCTGAAGTTGCGATAGGTTTACCAATACCCCGTCCAACTATACGCTTAATAAAAAAAGATGACTTAATTACTGTTGCAAGACCCGATGGAAGTGGTGATGTAACAGAAGCCTTACATGCTTATGGTAAAAAAGTAGCAGCAATGACTAAACATTTAAGTGGTTATGTTTTTTGTGCTAAAAGTCCAAGTTGTGGTATGGAAAGGGTTAAGGTTTATTCACCTGAGGGTAATTCTTTAACATCAGAAGGGATAGGCGCTTTTGCTAAAGAAATAATGGAAGCTAACCCTTTGTTACCATGTGAAGAAAATGGACGTCTAAATGACATGCATATTCGTGAAAATTTTGTAGCGCGTATTTACGCTTACAAACATTGGCAAAATGTAAGTGAAACTGGTTTAACAAAACATAAGCTAACTACTTTTCATAGTCATTACAAATATACAGTAATGAGTCACAACTTAGTGGCTTACAAAAAGTTAGGGCAGTTGTTAGCAGATGTTGATTTACCATTAGCAGAAAAAGCTTCACAGTATATTTCTGGTTTAATGGAAGCGCTTAAAATCCCGGCTACACGTAAAAACCATGTTAATACTTTAACCCATATTCAAGGGTATTTTTCTAAGCATTTAGTCGCGGCACAACGTAAAGAGTTATGTGAACAGATTGATGGATATCGTTTAGGGTTATTACCTTTGATTGCACCGTTAACCTTGATAAATCATTATTTGATGCAGTATCCAAAAGACTACTTAAAAGGACAATCTTACTTATCGCCTTATCCAGATGAGTTAAGACTAAGATATGCTTATTAA
- a CDS encoding ChrR family anti-sigma-E factor, whose product MIKHHPKFELIEAFVNGDLPASLSIAITIHADMCPLCQQKIVQLTEQVAEQSFEEDVISLDDLDDFSYLEATVDDGLDADAIFDSMISNITFSEALDEIAKPVDRSITFKDKTYVLPTVLNNVGFGKTANVGKLSRSRLQLNEDEIHSNLLHINAGGGVPAHTHKGFELTVLLDGSFKDHKGEYHKGDFIMLDGTFTHTPMSEKGCLCYTVANDALHFTQGINKLLNPIGNFIY is encoded by the coding sequence ATGATTAAACATCATCCTAAATTTGAGTTAATTGAAGCATTTGTTAATGGTGATTTACCAGCTTCATTATCTATAGCAATTACAATTCACGCTGACATGTGCCCACTTTGCCAACAAAAAATTGTACAATTGACAGAACAGGTTGCAGAACAAAGTTTCGAAGAAGATGTGATTAGCTTAGATGATTTAGATGACTTTAGCTATTTAGAAGCAACTGTCGATGATGGCTTAGATGCTGATGCAATTTTTGACTCAATGATAAGTAATATTACATTCTCTGAAGCGTTAGACGAAATCGCAAAACCCGTTGATAGAAGCATCACATTTAAAGACAAAACTTATGTACTACCAACTGTTTTAAATAATGTAGGTTTTGGTAAAACGGCAAATGTAGGTAAATTGTCTCGTTCTCGTTTACAGTTGAATGAAGATGAAATTCATTCGAATTTGCTTCACATCAATGCTGGAGGTGGCGTTCCGGCGCACACTCATAAAGGTTTTGAGTTAACGGTGTTATTAGACGGGTCATTTAAAGATCATAAAGGTGAATATCACAAGGGCGATTTCATCATGCTTGATGGCACTTTCACTCATACGCCAATGTCTGAAAAAGGCTGCTTATGCTACACAGTTGCTAATGATGCACTACACTTTACTCAAGGAATTAATAAACTATTAAATCCTATTGGTAATTTTATTTATTAA
- a CDS encoding sigma-70 family RNA polymerase sigma factor: MVAVQTELPTRVSHAKSNNMTDKIDHTKLSAWLKEVADARCKIAFTHLFKFFAPKIQRIARSKFPNEAQSHEVVQETMSNVWRKAHLFDSDKGAATTWVYTVMRNVTFDILRKIKSNKEDNLSDDIWPIAESAVSEEQPYEDHLENKQLLRVIEALPETQQEVVKGFYLMEMSQEQLANHLNLPLGTIKSRLRLALAKLKVHLGEDND; encoded by the coding sequence ATGGTAGCTGTACAAACTGAATTGCCAACACGAGTTAGTCATGCTAAATCTAACAACATGACAGATAAAATAGACCACACTAAACTTAGTGCATGGCTTAAAGAAGTTGCAGATGCAAGATGTAAAATTGCATTCACTCACTTATTTAAGTTCTTTGCCCCAAAAATACAACGTATCGCACGTAGTAAATTCCCTAATGAAGCGCAATCTCATGAGGTCGTTCAAGAGACGATGAGTAACGTATGGCGTAAAGCTCATTTGTTTGATTCAGACAAAGGTGCAGCCACAACATGGGTTTATACCGTAATGCGTAACGTTACCTTTGACATACTACGAAAAATTAAAAGCAATAAAGAAGATAACTTAAGTGATGATATTTGGCCAATTGCAGAGAGTGCAGTGTCTGAAGAACAGCCTTATGAAGATCATCTTGAAAATAAACAATTATTACGCGTTATTGAAGCGTTACCAGAAACTCAACAAGAAGTTGTAAAAGGCTTTTATCTGATGGAAATGTCACAGGAACAATTGGCTAACCATCTTAATTTACCACTAGGCACAATTAAATCTAGATTACGTTTGGCGTTAGCTAAATTGAAAGTGCACTTAGGAGAAGATAATGATTAA
- a CDS encoding LON peptidase substrate-binding domain-containing protein: protein MTNKTINLPIFPLDIFLLPGGITRLRIFEAKYLKMVGLSSTLGGFIISSNKQDQGDSSRWGSWVEIVNFDNGEDGVLEIDVKCKSLVHLSITESDIDNLQFADVNEISHWSEKNSTSDLILLSESLLSVFENNALLNNLYPNKLTSNPYWVVSRWLELLPIPFDVKNDFVFNSSYMEAKKLVNSIISKEM from the coding sequence ATGACCAACAAAACTATTAATCTTCCCATATTCCCACTAGATATCTTTTTATTACCAGGTGGTATTACGCGCTTAAGGATTTTTGAAGCTAAGTATTTAAAAATGGTTGGTTTATCTTCTACGTTGGGCGGTTTTATTATTTCATCTAACAAACAAGATCAAGGTGATTCATCACGTTGGGGTAGTTGGGTTGAAATAGTTAATTTTGATAACGGTGAAGATGGTGTTTTAGAAATTGATGTTAAATGTAAATCACTAGTTCATTTGTCTATTACTGAATCAGATATAGATAATTTACAGTTTGCAGATGTAAATGAAATAAGCCATTGGTCTGAGAAAAATTCAACTTCAGATCTTATTTTATTATCTGAGTCATTATTATCTGTATTTGAAAACAATGCACTATTAAATAATTTATATCCGAATAAGTTAACAAGTAATCCATATTGGGTCGTATCTAGATGGTTAGAGTTGTTACCAATTCCTTTTGATGTGAAAAATGACTTTGTCTTTAATTCTTCTTATATGGAAGCTAAAAAACTCGTTAATTCAATTATTTCTAAAGAAATGTAA
- a CDS encoding DUF3833 domain-containing protein, translated as MIKYNYTPLTVAACLLISSCSANLTDYQPQAINFDIKEYFNGPITAWGTIQDSSNKVTRRFCVELDGKWDGNNGVLAEKFYFNDGEISYRNWNLVKQEDGSYQGNAEDVIGTAIGKHQGFAFQFNYTLRLPVDGTTYDVSMDDWMYQIDQYRVMNKTSISKFGFNVANVTLFFDKESPVKTCASNI; from the coding sequence ATGATTAAATATAATTACACACCTTTAACAGTCGCCGCATGTTTATTGATATCTAGTTGTTCAGCAAACTTAACTGATTATCAACCACAGGCTATTAATTTCGATATTAAAGAATATTTCAATGGCCCTATAACCGCTTGGGGAACTATTCAAGATAGTAGCAATAAAGTGACAAGACGGTTCTGTGTTGAACTTGATGGAAAGTGGGATGGCAATAATGGTGTATTGGCTGAAAAATTTTATTTTAATGACGGTGAAATAAGCTATCGAAATTGGAATCTTGTTAAACAAGAAGATGGAAGTTATCAAGGCAATGCAGAAGATGTGATTGGCACCGCTATTGGAAAGCATCAAGGCTTTGCATTTCAATTTAACTATACATTAAGACTTCCCGTCGACGGTACAACTTATGATGTGAGTATGGATGATTGGATGTATCAAATTGATCAATATAGAGTAATGAATAAAACCTCTATTTCTAAATTTGGATTTAACGTTGCTAACGTTACTTTGTTTTTCGATAAAGAATCGCCTGTTAAAACATGTGCATCCAATATTTAA
- a CDS encoding chalcone isomerase family protein, with the protein MHKFIKLPIDWDLFSLKGSLVLMTKTILLALLFTVFLKNSAFADDRVASGQWGNTLDEVEKEQPVKQIGKAVFSVFIWDVYESELSTSSGQYPEISKNGTLIYKINYLRSISSKELIQRTIEQWQHLGIKEYVYSTFTPKLKQIWPDVKSGDNLTLVVEQNRSAFYFNNQFAGSIDDADFAPLFLDIWLSENTSEPKLRTTLLGNQ; encoded by the coding sequence ATGCATAAGTTTATTAAACTTCCAATAGATTGGGACCTATTTTCATTAAAAGGTTCACTAGTATTGATGACAAAAACCATCCTGCTGGCGCTGCTTTTTACTGTGTTTCTTAAAAACAGTGCATTTGCAGATGATAGGGTGGCATCAGGTCAATGGGGAAATACATTAGATGAAGTTGAGAAAGAACAACCTGTAAAGCAAATAGGTAAAGCGGTATTTTCAGTTTTCATTTGGGATGTATATGAAAGTGAATTGTCAACGTCTTCTGGGCAGTATCCTGAAATATCAAAGAATGGCACATTAATTTATAAAATTAATTATTTAAGAAGTATTTCGTCGAAAGAATTAATACAACGTACGATAGAGCAGTGGCAACATCTTGGTATTAAAGAATATGTTTATAGTACTTTCACTCCTAAACTTAAGCAAATTTGGCCTGATGTGAAATCAGGCGATAACTTAACGCTTGTTGTTGAACAAAACAGAAGTGCCTTTTATTTTAATAACCAATTTGCGGGTAGTATCGACGACGCGGATTTTGCGCCTTTATTTTTAGATATCTGGTTATCAGAAAACACCAGTGAGCCTAAATTAAGAACAACATTATTAGGCAATCAATAA
- a CDS encoding DUF2878 domain-containing protein, protein MLTNMLGFNLAWFGLIYWGNAFIPVAISMIAFHLIKLSDIKNEARLVLLITVIGSSIDSLLHFFTFFMFPGSTFMPFWLVILWACFACTVCHSLTFLSSSKALQITIGAIFAPLSYIAGERLEAVSFGNPLLTTYLILAAIWGGLFILFFFLKSVMTNTRLAHA, encoded by the coding sequence ATGTTAACGAATATGCTGGGGTTTAATTTAGCGTGGTTTGGGCTTATTTATTGGGGGAACGCTTTTATCCCTGTTGCTATTTCAATGATCGCTTTTCATCTGATTAAATTATCTGACATAAAAAATGAAGCTCGATTAGTTTTACTGATAACGGTCATCGGTAGTTCAATTGATTCGCTATTACATTTTTTTACGTTTTTCATGTTCCCGGGTTCTACATTTATGCCTTTTTGGTTAGTTATCCTATGGGCTTGTTTTGCTTGTACCGTTTGCCACAGTTTAACATTTTTAAGTTCATCCAAGGCATTACAAATAACAATTGGCGCGATATTCGCTCCTTTAAGTTATATCGCAGGAGAAAGATTGGAGGCAGTTAGTTTCGGTAATCCATTACTGACGACTTATTTGATTCTTGCTGCTATTTGGGGTGGGTTGTTCATTTTATTTTTCTTTTTAAAGTCAGTAATGACTAATACAAGGTTAGCGCATGCATAA
- the hisF gene encoding imidazole glycerol phosphate synthase subunit HisF produces MLAKRIIPCLDVKDGQVVKGVQFRNHEIVGDIVPLAKRYAEEGADELVFYDITASSDDRVVDKSWVSRVAEVIDIPFCVAGGIKTEEDAKRILEFGADKVSINSPALADPSLINRLAEKFGTQCIVIGIDSYFDEETGQHQVKQFTGNEKATVTTKWNTFDWIKEVQSRGAGEVVLNVMNQDGVRCGYDIAQLSQARAICNIPLIASGGAGEMSHFADVFNQADVDGALAASVFHKQIINIGELKSYLKTEKVEIRL; encoded by the coding sequence ATGTTAGCAAAACGTATTATCCCTTGTTTAGATGTAAAAGATGGGCAAGTTGTAAAAGGTGTACAATTTCGCAACCATGAAATCGTAGGTGATATTGTGCCGCTTGCTAAACGTTATGCTGAAGAAGGCGCAGACGAGTTAGTATTTTACGATATTACTGCCAGTTCAGATGATCGCGTAGTTGATAAAAGTTGGGTGAGTCGTGTAGCTGAAGTTATTGATATTCCATTTTGTGTTGCAGGTGGAATAAAAACCGAAGAAGATGCCAAACGTATTCTTGAGTTTGGTGCCGATAAAGTGTCAATCAACAGCCCTGCTCTGGCTGATCCAAGTTTAATTAATCGCTTAGCAGAAAAATTTGGTACACAATGTATTGTTATTGGTATTGATTCATACTTCGATGAAGAAACGGGTCAACACCAAGTAAAACAATTCACCGGTAATGAAAAAGCGACGGTAACCACTAAATGGAATACCTTTGATTGGATAAAAGAAGTTCAATCGCGCGGTGCTGGTGAAGTTGTTTTGAATGTAATGAACCAAGATGGCGTTCGTTGTGGGTATGATATAGCACAATTAAGCCAAGCTCGTGCAATTTGCAATATTCCATTAATCGCTTCAGGAGGCGCTGGTGAAATGAGCCATTTCGCTGATGTTTTTAATCAAGCTGACGTTGACGGTGCATTAGCTGCAAGTGTATTCCACAAACAAATAATTAATATTGGTGAGTTAAAATCTTACCTTAAAACAGAAAAGGTAGAGATCCGACTATGA
- the hisIE gene encoding bifunctional phosphoribosyl-AMP cyclohydrolase/phosphoribosyl-ATP diphosphatase HisIE, with the protein MNLVTTSLMKQEQIQSLDWAKVDNLMPVVVQNRTSGKVLMLGYVNEESLAATLTSGKMTFFSRTKQRLWCKGEQSGHFLNVVQITSDCDNDTLLAIVDPIGPTCHLGHETCFEGAQDPALSFIADLEQIVKSRKGADPKSSYTASLYARGTKRIAQKVGEEGVEVALAAMAKDMDELTNESADLIYHLTVLLQNEGLALSDVAAKLKERHSK; encoded by the coding sequence ATGAATTTAGTAACGACGAGTTTAATGAAACAAGAACAAATACAATCATTAGATTGGGCAAAAGTAGATAATTTAATGCCAGTAGTTGTGCAAAACCGTACTTCAGGGAAAGTGTTAATGCTAGGTTATGTTAATGAAGAGTCATTAGCTGCAACATTAACATCTGGTAAAATGACTTTCTTTAGTCGTACTAAACAGCGTTTATGGTGTAAAGGTGAGCAGTCAGGTCATTTTTTAAATGTTGTTCAAATCACTAGTGATTGCGATAACGATACGTTATTGGCCATTGTTGATCCTATCGGTCCAACTTGTCATTTAGGTCACGAAACTTGCTTCGAGGGCGCACAAGATCCTGCTTTGAGTTTCATTGCAGACCTAGAACAAATAGTTAAAAGCCGTAAAGGTGCGGATCCTAAGAGTAGTTATACTGCAAGTTTATATGCTCGTGGTACTAAACGTATTGCTCAAAAAGTAGGTGAAGAAGGTGTTGAAGTGGCTTTAGCTGCAATGGCAAAAGATATGGATGAGTTAACCAATGAAAGTGCTGATTTAATATATCACTTAACTGTTTTATTACAGAACGAAGGTCTTGCACTTTCAGACGTCGCTGCAAAGCTAAAAGAACGTCATAGTAAGTAA